Proteins encoded in a region of the Trypanosoma brucei gambiense DAL972 chromosome 6, complete sequence genome:
- a CDS encoding protein kinase, putative, which yields MDSPTEFSCGTQWDDDRRGEEPLLPELTLHGCGLRNLSLIVRGAQGAVYSAHDENGNRFAVKRLFTQRSDFGIRGVSEGALREATLLTLVRQEMEKLVHDTAFDVVRLQGVVEAPYKELCLILEYCSLDLSQVVVKSKRHTRSFPLVAEGPQVRCPVLSNMGVVRYLLRGILQILNNLHVNCRIIHRDVKLSNFLVRGDGSVRLSDFGSARLLHETVEEKEAAECVTSDPQDEDEVDCSDPFSHSCEGYTPAAQRTTLIYQAPECLLGERTYTTAVDVWAVGIVFAEILLQRHLFRSVNELTLISDIWRLLGTPSTKGEDPNIQGTNGVTFAAPTEPTVDVKFNDDIVSPEGRDLLKKMLEVDPKKRVTAADALRHPFLTSVDAQLSLKEAPALWREKVKECLEGGTQAVPMGAPFLALDDDEEEEEEEDVDMNMATL from the coding sequence ATGGATTCACCAACTGAGTTTTCTTGTGGTACACAATGGGATGATGATAGACGAGGGGAGGAACCACTACTTCCAGAACTTACACTGCACGGTTGCGGCCTTCGGAACTTGTCTTTGATAGTGCGTGGTGCTCAAGGAGCTGTTTATTCGGCACACGACGAGAATGGTAATCGCTTTGCGGTCAAGAGACTTTTCACGCAGCGCAGCGATTTTGGGATTCGTGGCGTTTCTGAAGGCGCATTGCGGGAAGCGACATTACTGACACTTGTTAGacaggaaatggaaaaactgGTACATGACACCGCTTTTGATGTTGTCCGTCTGCAGGGAGTGGTTGAAGCACCATACAAAGAACTATGTCTTATTTTGGAGTATTGTTCTCTCGACCTCTCACAGGTGGTCGTCAAGTCTAAGCGTCACACGCGAAGTTTTCCTTTAGTTGCCGAGGGACCTCAGGTGCGGTGCCCCGTGCTTTCGAATATGGGTGTTGTTCGGTATCTATTGCGCGGAATTCTCCAAATACTCAACAATCTCCATGTTAATTGCCGTATTATCCATCGTGATGTGAAACTGAGCAACTTTCTCGTTAGAGGGGACGGCAGCGTTAGGTTGAGTGATTTTGGAAGTGCCCGTTTGCTGCATGAGACtgtagaggaaaaggaagcagcTGAGTGCGTTACTAGCGATCCGCAGGATGAAGACGAGGTTGACTGTAGCGATCCGTTTTCTCACAGCTGCGAAGGTTACACTCCCGCTGCTCAGCGGACAACTTTGATATATCAAGCACCTGAATGTCTACTTGGGGAACGCACGTACACAACTGCTGTGGACGTATGGGCTGTTGGTATTGTTTTTGCCGAAATATTGCTTCAACGTCACCTCTTCCGTTCTGTCAATGAATTAACGTTGATATCAGACATTTGGAGGCTTCTAGGAACACCTTCAACTAAAGGCGAAGATCCCAACATTCAGGGCACCAATGGCGTGACATTTGCGGCACCCACTGAACCCACTGTCGACGTAAAGTTTAATGATGATATTGTTAGTCCGGAGGGACGTGATTTGCTGAAAAAAATGCTTGAAGTGGATCCCAAGAAGCGTGTCACGGCAGCGGATGCATTGCGTCATCCGTTTCTGACCAGCGTAGATGCACAACTGAGTCTAAAGGAGGCCCCTGCGCtgtggagagaaaaagtaaaagaatgTTTGGAAGGGGGAACACAGGCAGTCCCCATGGGGGCTCCATTCCTTGCTTTAGATGAcgatgaggaagaagaagaagaggaagacgtTGACATGAACATGGCCACACTTTGA
- a CDS encoding queuine tRNA-ribosyltransferase, putative → MSKEEAAFFSFDTITGPKPPQRARAGLFHLPHGPLRTPIFMPVATQATLKGVTVEQLESLDVEIILGNTYHLGLRPGEDILNEITRRKNANSSTDSRNTSKRVRDNMDGIHFLQGWKRNILTDSGGFQMVSLLRLANITEEGVRFQSTHGGGGGKIVVDDNEAKTSVASAEVPDDGEYSLLLKPEDSIRIQNAIGGDIMMQLDDVVHVLTTGPRVEEAMRRTIRWLDRSLAANANPEKQGIFGIVQGGLDSGLRSICMEEMVKRKACKGYAIGGLSGGEAKEQFWAIVAQCCKTLPNDKPRYCMGVGYPEDIIVCIALGVDMFDCVYACRTARFGSALTSRGKIQVSKKVYANDMGPLDPECNCMTCKTFTRAYLHIVAAKESIGATLLSYHNLAYLINLTRGAREAILSGTFVEYVQKFFLGYYPARDYPKWIVDALASVSVELPR, encoded by the coding sequence ATGTCCAAGGAGGAGGCGGCTTTTTTTAGCTTTGATACCATCACCGGTCCAAAACCACCGCAGAGAGCCCGGGCGGGTCTTTTCCACCTGCCACATGGTCCATTGCGTACTCCCATTTTTATGCCCGTCGCTACTCAAGCTACTCTGAAAGGTGTAACGGTGGAGCAGTTGGAATCCCTCGATGTGGAAATTATTCTTGGAAACACGTACCATTTGGGGCTAAGACCAGGGGAAGATATACTTAATGAGATAACACGGCGTAAGAATGCAAATTCCTCTACGGATTCCCGAAACACCTCAAAGCGAGTTCGGGATAACATGGATGGGattcattttcttcaggGTTGGAAGCGAAATATTCTTACCGACAGCGGGGGGTTTCAGATGGTGAGCCTCCTTCGACTGGCTAACATTACGGAGGAAGGTGTGCGATTTCAGTCCACAcatggtggtggcggtgggaAGATAGTGGTCGACGATAACGAGGCGAAGACCTCCGTTGCGTCTGCTGAGGTGCCAGATGATGGTGAATATAGTTTGTTACTTAAGCCTGAAGATAGTATTCGCATTCAAAACGCTATCGGTGGTGACATTATGATGCAACTCGACGATGTTGTGCACGTGCTCACAACTGGACCGCGCGTGGAGGAGGCTATGAGGCGCACGATACGATGGTTAGATCGCAGTCTGGCGGCAAATGCAAATCCAGAAAAACAGGGAATATTTGGCATCGTGCAAGGTGGGCTGGACTCAGGGTTGAGAAGCATTTGCATGGAGGAGATGGTCAAACGTAAAGCGTGCAAAGGCTATGCTATTGGTGGTTTGAGTGGTGGTGAAGCAAAGGAGCAGTTTTGGGCAATTGTTGCTCAGTGCTGTAAAACTTTGCCTAATGACAAACCACGGTACTGTATGGGTGTAGGATATCCAGAGGATATTATAGTTTGTATAGCGTTGGGCGTCGATATGTTTGATTGTGTTTATGCGTGCCGCACTGCAAGGTTTGGGTCGGCACTAACATCTCGAGGAAAAATCCAAGTGTCCAAAAAAGTTTATGCAAACGATATGGGACCACTAGACCCTGAGTGCAACTGTATGACATGCAAAACCTTTACTCGCGCTTACTTGCATATTGTTGCAGCGAAGGAATCTATTGGGGCTACACTCCTATCGTACCATAACTTGGCGTACCTCATCAATCTAACACGCGGTGCACGGGAGGCGATTCTTAGCGGTACATTTGTCGAATACGTACAGAAGTTTTTTTTAGGATATTACCCGGCACGGGATTACCCAAAGTGGATTGTTGATGCACTTGCTTCTGTCAGTGTTGAGCTCCCCCGCTGA
- a CDS encoding chaperone protein DNAj, putative yields the protein MQKNQTAYYRTLGVNREATQEEISKAYRTLAMKLHPDRPGGSMEKFQLLQRAYEVLGNEFSRSNYDAELQRRKSKRIGFKRPPDLDGVLMPVYYKLANGDLYTFETAVSQMGCTFRHGDIISFGEKMGCFVGLAGDDFYYWRREGSNHATKLCQRGSFGVGSVNLVMRANLQNYNISQLRTLADAPLGRYRPTSPGPTTKAATPKAADCSTTRTNKWATTTPRKGDLRSECELARLAITRQVEQRRFEKNVRALLKKEREARECIDEVCKATMEDCRVEFEEALKQKIVTAKTRRS from the coding sequence ATGCAAAAAAATCAGACTGCATATTATCGTACACTCGGTGTCAACCGGGAGGCTACTCAAGAAGAAATAAGTAAAGCATATCGAACGCTTGCTATGAAATTACACCCTGACAGACCAGGCGGAAGCATGGAAAAGTTTCAGCTGCTTCAAAGAGCATACGAGGTGCTGGGTAACGAATTCTCTCGATCCAACTACGATGCGGAGCTCCAAAgacgaaaaagtaaaaggatTGGCTTTAAGCGCCCTCCGGATTTGGATGGTGTGCTCATGCCGGTGTACTACAAACTTGCTAATGGCGACTTGTACACATTTGAGACGGCAGTAAGTCAAATGGGCTGTACATTCAGGCATGGCGATATTATTTCATTTGGCGAGAAAATGGGCTGCTTCGTGGGGCTCGCAGGGGATGACTTTTATTATTGGCGCCGAGAGGGCAGCAATCACGCAACCAAACTTTGTCAGAGAGGGAGTTTTGGTGTGGGTTCCGTCAATTTGGTTATGCGCGCGAATTTACAAAACTATAACATCTCACAACTACGCACACTTGCTGATGCACCTCTAGGGAGATATCGCCCAACTTCCCCCGGTCCTACCACTAAAGCCGCCACTCCGAAGGCTGCGGATTGTTCCACCACTAGGACGAACAAATGGGCAACCACGACACCACGGAAAGGGGACTTGAGATCGGAATGTGAACTGGCGCGGCTCGCTATCACGCGACAAGTTGAGCAACGCCGTTTTGAAAAAAATGTTCGTGCCTTGTTAAAGAAGGAGCGCGAAGCACGTGAATGCATTGACGAAGTTTGTAAAGCGACCATGGAGGATTGCCGCGTGGAGTTTGAAGAAgcattaaaacaaaaaattgtgaccgcaaaaacaagaagatcaTAA